GACGGCGTACGCGTCGGTTCGTACCGTGCGAAAAAGACACGGGGGCCGATACgcatagttttatatattagacTAGGTCTACAGTGTGTATGCGCGTCGCTAAGTACATGACATTTTTCGTGTTCGCGTATTCTTTTTGCGTGTCACATATATTTCACTGTATTcgttgaaataaatgtttttcaacACGGACGCTTAAAGCGATAAACACGCGTTCGCGCACGTAGTGCGGGGCCGACGTCATCAACACATGCGGGGTAACACTCttttcgtataaaatatttttgtgcgGCACGCCGTACGATATACGTGTGTGTTTTATCGCGTGCAAACGAAGATCCTCGACAATggcatcgtcgtcgtcgtcgtacgAACAGTGGTTGTGGCGAATGCTGTCGAATCCTTGGCTGAATTTCCAGGACTTGATTGGCCCTGCCACGACCTGGCCGCCATTTAATCgcgaaaaattttggaacagACATTTCACCAATCACAATCACATGATTGtggtaaatttttcttttctaaacaGAGCATCGGTGGATGCTCTGCACGAGGTTCTGCAATTTACCCTGGGAACAGCGTAcacgagagaaagaagacGCAATATCGAATATTGATATCGATATTTGAATCACGAGGTTAGTGTTCTTTCAATATAGATTTTGTCGACAACTCtagcgaaataatttttttttatctcgtaGACTTTGGGATACGTACGACGTAGACGTATCTACAGTTTTAGCCTGTACGACAGAGAGACGAGGGATCTCAATGGCGAACCACGATACAGCTAACATGTGTATTtcgttaataaaaacttttattttacaagaaaaaaaggggggggaaatcaattatttccaaatatttaaagCGCACCCGCCGCGCGCGAAGTAACGTGGATCAAAACGGTTGACGACTTGAAAAGCGAGCGCGCGGCGTTCTTGTTTTTGGccgtttaaaatatatattttaattagcaacgaacaaattattttttagatgtgACGTAGCAGGCATTATGCCTAACTAATTAATAGTTTGTACTCGTaacgcttgaaaaggacctaAACCCgaggtcgaaacgtagcgtgctatttaataaagttggccagttgggtcgaataaaatacacctaagttaaattaaaaaaaaatatatagagtaATTCCAATAACTTTCAagtcataaattatttctcttatatactGCGTGACATTTGGTAAGTCCATCtatttaagatataatatgaGTTAAACGATTAGTTATCTATTTCTatacattgtaaaattttgcCAAAGAACTGGACATTCTGTAAAGGTTTGATAAAAGCGGGCAGTGctgtttgaataaaaataatgaatccacttttaaaaaaggcgtgttacctgagtgaatttcgtttgtatcgtaaaattgaagcctccttttccgcgatgccgattggctaTCTCGATTGATTGCCGCGCCGCGTAGCTTGCTTCATCCCGTGAGGGACTGTCATCGCGGAGTGTGGCGAGTTTCGTGCGTGTATAGTGCGTCGTGTGTCATGATGTGAcagctcgcgtcgtgtcgcgaggttaatcgtcccgcgtcgtgtcgcgattattatacaatagcataatgttaaagctaaatggcgcgcgcgaagcgcgcgcgtctgtagtgtctagtatatataaaaaaagtcaattttattttgccaaatattctatatttataattataactcaGATATGATTTGCTTTACAAAGATGCAGACTGCAGTAATATATATCATGCagtaatatatctatatattatatatatccttgcagataatataaagaaacgaGAAACTGTCTCCTTCGCGTTGCTTGCGCAAACGTATATGGCACGCTTTTCTGCGTGTTCACAATGAGTGGATACATCTATTTATGGCTTCCGTGAACCATTTCCAAGGAAAGTCCCACGATCATCTGTAGCCCCAGGTTAAACAGCAGGTGAAACTATCCAGCGTGCAAGAACACGTAGAAAGCGAATCTCCAAAGCTCGAGCCGCTTGTCTGGTCTGTAAATGAAAACACTGTCAATCGGCATCGACCTGGAGGGATTCACCTGACCCATCGTCACTGTGTAATACGTGAAGAAGTCAAGCTCCACGAGGGTGATGAGGATGATGAAAAGAGGTGGTAGACAGCATGTGTAGTGATCGGCGTAGTACTTTCGGTCCCGCTCCTCCGTGAAGAATTCATCGCCAATCATGCGGACCATCATGATAACGGCATATCTGTCACGCACACCGTTCCGTGCGCGGCTGCTGGTATCACCACGTTTGATATTCGATGTGCACCGAAGACAGAACGATGCTTACAACGCCGTGAGCGTGAATCGGACCGCAGTTAACGTCGATAGCACACACATCGCGAGCTGGTAGGCTCGACACCCCGCGCGGCGGAGAGTACGCGGGTAATTGCGTAAAATATATCgcgttatatttatacaatattcaaCAGTTTGATACTTGAtacaatcaatttattttgccTAAGTCGCTTGCCTAAGCTCACTCTATTCTTCGTTggataaaaaagattatgcTTATTGCGTCATTCCTTTGAATTGAGTCTTGTCAAGAGCATACTGCGAGAAACTTCGAGGGGATGAAGCTTTTTGCCGGGATGACGAGACAGTGCAGCGGCGATCCACTCACGTCATATCCTGCAGGGAACAAGCGACAATGTGCTGGTTCTCACAGCCCACCCGCGCCAAGCCCACCACTAAACTCTGTTTCGTGAACGctattaaatgcaaaaaagtttaaaattaatatataggtatgtaaCGAAGCGCCCCGTAATCGCATCGTTCTCGGCCAATATCAGCCGAACACCGCCCGGCCGAACATCCGCCTGGCGAGGAAAGGCACGGTGTgccatatttttaatcatttataaaaCGCGTGCGAATAAGTTCGAGGGACTTACCGCGGCAACCGCCTCGGAACACCGAGCAGTGCCGAAATCGATCGAAGACCACCGAACGCAATCGCGGCGTGTCGGGACGCCGTAATTTCCGACCGTCCCGCCGCTCCATTCCGGCGCTCGCGATTGCCGTCACTCGTACCCCCGCCACTTGCGAAGCGCCGCCGCGGATATATAAACCCGAAATTTTTAGTAACAATTCGTATTCCACCGTGAGCCGGCACACTGATCCGACCAATCACCCGCTGCTCTCGGCATCCGAATCCTTAACAACAAACAAGTCCTGGGGTAGAGAGTGCTCTGCCTCTGTCGAGTGCATCTCGACGGCTTTTTGCTCCCAACCGCTCCTCGCTTTATCGGCACGTTCGAGTCTAGAAAGTCTCTGGACTTGCTGAGGGTCTCAGCCGTCCGATAGGACTATCCGTCCAATACACCGTCGCGAACCAGGATAGAGAGGTACAGTCTATCCTCGAGAGTCGAGAGTCTCGGCCGCACGGTACCATTCCCTGACCGACGGAATCCAGGCGATCCAGCTTAGGGAGTCAGTCCCTATGCTCGTTGAGTGTCTCAGCCGCCCGATACCGTCAATCCTTTGCTTTCAGACCTGCATCCTCGCTACCGCCGAAACGCCATGCGTTAGCATAACGCCACGACCGTCATCGCGACGTAACCGTGCACTGATCCGCACCCCGGTATCCAACCGCGCCACAGCGCCGCGCCGTATTCGGCGAGCGCGTCCATTCGCCGATCGCCGCTTGCatcccgccgcgccggcagaCCATCTCGCGCTCCCAACATCGCTGTGCCTCGCGATCCACCCGCGAATACGACGTTTCTGTACATACGcgatacatgtaaatatatcaCCGATTAccgtaaaataaatctttgctAATATCGACACATGTAAATATCTCATCAAACAccgcgaaataaatttttgttaatataacttgaaaaacCGAGCCTTGTGTCTTCCTCCGCGCCTACTCCGAATCTTGACCAGCCGCGAGCAGATCCAATCGTTGAAAGTTAGGTTGTTTTATGCCCGaggtatattattaattttaacaattattatttatatgatcattatataatttatgtgatcgttatatttatctaatttatatgATTACGTTGATGAATAACTACAATCTCTCGCTAGTATCACCACGTCGATAGCACATACACCGCGAGCTGGTAAGCTCGACACCAGACGGAGAGTACACGTTCACTCAGCCTGGCCAAGACATTCGGACGAACggcgccgacgacgacgacggcaacgTTGGGGAGGACGACGCGACGAGAGGTACGGTGTCTTACCTGAAGTGAGAACTTCTCTTGAATATATAGGAAATCGATCATGACAACGGCAGTggaaattaaagaaagtatAAATTGGCATTTTTGAAATTACCTCGGATAGCTTTTACCTTATAACGCTCTCATTCaatattcattcattcattcattccttcattcattcatccattcattctatttattctatattataatttaataatgttcctatattttaaaatatagaaacattattaaattatattataatatttcatcgaGATTGTTCAAGCTACAATCATTCAATATCAAACATTCATTCATGCATAATCCATGGAAGGTCACATAGTATTAATACCGCGTGACACTTCCATGGTTTTCTATCACCGCAGTTAATCTTTGGGGCATAGATTGCACTAAGTTCTGGAATAACGCAGGCCTTGCGCGAAAACCCTCTCACACATCAAGAATGTGTTGTGCAAGTTCCTCGCGTGTTCGCCGAATTCGTGGATTCCACTCTTGAACAATTGTCCTAAAGATTTTGTATCACATTTATATCCGGAGATTTGGCTGGCCAATTCAACGTCTTAAGGGTTTTGTGGCCAACCAATTCTGAACCAATCTCGATCGATGCACTCCTGAATTGTCTTGAACAAAATTAACACGAGGTACACCAGGAAATGTTTCCGCAACGTATGGCATCATCACATTAGACAACATGTCTACATACTCCGCACTGTTCATACGTGATGTGGTGCGTACCAACGGTCCAGAGCCGTGCGAGGTTATGCACCCCCAAAACGCTAATGTGATGCGGCCACTTTGTTCGCAGAAATACACGTTATTCTCATCGTATCTCGTGCTTTTTAATCTCTACAATGCACAGTGGGCCGAAACCGATCAGAAGCTGGACAAAATTCAAAACCTCatgtaaatgaaaaaatccatttttacaGAGGGTTTTTGAGGTGAATTCGAATTTAATCTCAAAAATGTCTGTTAGATCCCCGCTCTCGGTATTACCCAGGATCAACGACGTGGACGTGGCGAGGATTTGATCCCTGTGTGTGtgcttgtgtgtgtgtgcgtgcgtgtgtgtggtgcgtgtgtatgtgtaaaaAAACTGGTTTTTACTTagtacttatattttttatttcattaagaAGCTCTTGTCCCGAAAATGTTAATCTCCATCAGAATTGTTTTGATCACGTTCTTCAGAAGAACTGCCGACACTTTCTGAAAAAGAACTTCTTTCTTGTGTAGGTGCTTGTGGCAGTTTTAAAAGACCGATAACTTCTTTTGGAAGTGGTCTTAACTTTTTAGACGGAACTGTTATCTTGGAACCAATTACAGGATCGGATAAGATAAGCAATGCGTGAATTAGATCGGTCATAGTATGCAGCCTTGAACACTTTCTCGTATTATTTTCACGgtattttttcatatctttATTTCGCGATTCCTGTGCTTCCTCAGAGAGTTGACCAATTGGCAGTACAGCGTTTTCTATGATCGCTGCACCATGaatcaaaaatttatgtacagaAGCTGGCATAAAATACCAATCATACAGCTCTACGTAGAGCCTTGCTGCACTGAGAGCTTTTAACCCAAATGCTTCGCTATTGATTTCAAAGCCGGATGACAGAGTTTTTAAAATCACAGCAAATTGTTCTATTAAACGTATGTCAATTCCAGTAATGTTAGATGATGTAATTGGATCCTCAAAAAATCTACGAGCTGTGTTCCCGTCATTAGTAGTTCCGCTTCCTCCTTGCTTAGGAATATCAACCAGCAAACCCATCCTACTCTTAAACGCTGTTTGAACAGCTGCTTTCTTGTTTTTCAAACTTGTTTTTTCAGCAATACTTCGAGCTTGCCACTTTTTGAATTCTAAGCGGTAGGAAATATGCACCAAACATTCGAAAAACCTGATCCAGGCGTGTAAAGGGGAGAGGCCAAATTGAAAAGTCGACGGATCAGTTTCTCTTTTGATAGCTTCGTCAATGTTATTCATCATCGTTGGCTTTGACCCACAAACATaacatttttgtgaaaaagctGTTTCAGTAAGGGCATTGCAGACTTTACCGTCTACCATTGTCAATACCAAAGAgtgtgtaatttttatgtcTCCTAATTCGTCATGTTTAATAACACTTGGAGAAAGATGATCTATTTGGCATTGAATGTGATCTCTTTCAGCTTGAGATACTTGAGTAGTCTCTTTTATGAACTGAATTCTTATTGGTATACAGCCTCGAGGAGATGCCGGGCAATTATTTCTCCACACGATTATTTTGTCTGGTGAATTAGATACAAATGTATACAGCTCTAAGGATACGAGTGAAGTAATGAAAAGGCTTTGGTCATCTAAATCTGAAAGAGATCGTTGCTTATACAGTGAGTGGCCTGTACTACCATCAAAACCCCATTTTacgatcaaaattaaatttgagagACATGCGGGAGAGAGTGTGCGCAAAACAGATTCACTGACCATCACTAGACGTTTTGTTAGATGATTCAAAAGTGATTGTAACTCTATTTCGCTCTCTGCTCAGTCACCGTAATATTTTCAAGGTAACATCTAGTTTTGGCTTCCCTTATTTTATGGTAAGAAGGATATAAATCGACCCCCCTTACTTTTGCTTCTAATCTGATGTTGAGATATTGATGTTTGGTCAACTTATTGGTCGCAATCATGGCTAATGCTTCATCAGCAGAGTAAGGTGTAAATATCAGATTTCTTTTTAGATTGCcatcaatatttttagaagTTGAAAGTGCTACATTTTTTACCGTTTTCGCACCTGCACTGTTTCCCTCTAAATGAAGATTTACTGATGCAGCATATGCTAATTCAGTTCCATTTGATCTTCGTAATTCTAGTGTTTTTCTAAGCTTTGTGCGATTACAAGagttgtcaaataatttttgtggtCCTCCCCTTTTAGTACGAGTACTTACAGAGAATGGCGCTTCAATTTGAGAATCAATTTCAATAGAagaaaacttgattttttcatttaaccAAGATTCATTCTGCTTCAAAACCAAATCCCAATGTCTTCGGGCTTTACACAATTTTCTAGAAATATCCTTACAAAAGTTTGTAACAACTCGCAAAACCTTCTGTTTTACCTCTTTATGACGATTATCTAACTTCAGATTTTGAATCACATATTCTTGTAACTGCTttgtcttaaaattaaatgacgTTGACTGATCTCTTTTTgaatacaaaaatagaaataaatcttttcttgTAGGACTAAACTCCATTTTATCTAGAGCTATCTTTCACGGCAATCAATACTGCAATGTACCTAAATATCTTATGCTATGCTATGGAATAATTGAATCAGATTGATGCACGCCTTCTGGTGTGTGGATCAAGGAAAATAGGAAGCTGCTCGAGGCTGATCCAAAGATTGGCCTAAGATAACGAAGAGCTGAAAAGCACGACAAAAATCGAGAAGATTTGGGAAATCCAGACTCGTCTCGAGAAGATCGATTCAAAAGAAGGATTTCTATTCTTAAAAAAGTccgaataaatttaaaaccaaggttttctaataatagagaaatcatttatttgctctaaagaattaataattcttgttTGCCGAGCTGCCCTAGATATAGGGGTCGATGTTGAATCTTAATCACGCGAGAATATACcggcgatgcgccgcgtagcgAGCACGAGTCGAACCCTTTCGCCGAATCTTAATCACGCGAGAATATGTGGGGGTCGTAGAAATGATCTACTCAGGGTTCCACACAACGTAAATATATTCTCACAAAAGGTATAAAAGTCTTTGAATGCCGCGTACAGAAATAACGTATGTTCGCACGAGTAGCTCGGAGAGAACAGAAGAACGCTATCTCAAGCGTTCCTAAAGCGCTCGGTATCTAGACCCGCGGAGAGCGCGATCCTACGGACGGCTTCTGATTGGACGGAGGTTTTCGACCAATAGCGTGGCTAGCTAGCGTCGCCACACTACCCCCCCCCCTAGTGACTGAGCGGGAGCGAAGGTGACGATCTTCTTGGCCTTGGGTCCTTGATAAACTCTTAGAGTTCCGGATGTGCTCGCTTGTTGGGAGGTGTCCGGTGGTTGACTTCCCACCGTAGGCTCCTGCAAGGTATTGTTCTCAAGGTGAGCCGGTTTGACTCTGTCTATGGATACAGTGGTCGGCTGGCCCTTGATAGATACTTTGAAGACCTTGTCGCTTCGTTCTAGCACTAGATAGGGGCCTTCATACAGTGGCTGAAGTGACCTCCTAACAGCATCGACTCGGACAAATACGTGGCTGCATGTGGCTAGATCCTTGAACAAAAAAACTTTCTCTTTTTGATGATGGATAGTAGGTTTAGGCCGGGCTACCTGTAGATACTCCCGTAGCTTCTGAGCGAAACAGCTTGGGTCGGTGGGAACGTCCAGATCCAAGAAGAACTCTCCTGGGAGTGTGAGATTCTCTCCGTACAACATCTCTGCTGCAGAGGCCTTGATGTCCTCTTTAATGCTCGTTCGTAGACCAAGCAAGACGGTCGGTAACAATTTGGTCCATTTTTGGCTGCCGTGACACATAATAGCTGCTTTGAGGGTCCGGTGCCATCGCTCTATTAACCCGTTCGCTGCTGGGTGATATGCGGTGGTGCGTGACCTGAAACAGCCTAAAAGTTTTGTGAAAGAATCGAACAAGGCCGACTCAAATTGGCTTCCTCTGTCAGAAGTGATGGTTCTGGGTGAACCGTAGCGTGACACCCATGCGTTCCAGAAGGCGTCGACAATTTCGTCTGCTAAAGTACTTGATGGGTACGGCTTCTGGCCATCGTGAGTATTGGTCGATCATCGTAAGGCAATAGGTGTAGCCTTCCGAGGGTGGAAG
The window above is part of the Temnothorax longispinosus isolate EJ_2023e chromosome 8, Tlon_JGU_v1, whole genome shotgun sequence genome. Proteins encoded here:
- the LOC139818315 gene encoding uncharacterized protein; its protein translation is MCHGSQKWTKLLPTVLLGLRTSIKEDIKASAAEMLYGENLTLPGEFFLDLDVPTDPSCFAQKLREYLQVARPKPTIHHQKEKVFLFKDLATCSHVFVRVDAVRRSLQPLYEGPYLVLERSDKVFKVSIKGQPTTVSIDRVKPAHLENNTLQEPTVGSQPPDTSQQASTSGTLRVYQGPKAKKIVTFAPAQSLGGGVVWRR